AGGCTCAAGATTATACCGGTTTCCAAAATCGTAAGGGCTGATGTGCCATTTATAAATAAACACCTCTCCTTTTTCTACCTGGCCAAAGCTGTCAGACAGATCGGTTCGTCCAGCCCGCAAGGATTTAACCTCGGTTCCGCTAAGGACAACGCCAGCCTCATAAGTTTCAAGAATATGGTAGTCTTTTTTAGCCTTCCGGTTCAAGGAAATAATTTCTTGGGGCATTAGGTTCTCTCTCTATCTTCTCTCTCCCCAGTTTCCTGCGGCGTTGCCCAGTATACCATACGAGATTAAACTTGTCAATACTTCGGTTCAGAGACCAGGTTTTTTTTATTTTTTTCTCCTTAAAGGATGCTTGACATTCTCGTTAATATATGTTATCCTAAAAAATTATTGGTAACTATTCAGCCACTAAGGCCCAAAGATTACAAATATTCTCTTCGTGGCTTTGTGGCTGAATAGTTACAATTATTGAACCTTTTTGACTGAAAGTAGACCACTGAAAATCGGTTTTACCTACCGCCTTGTCAAGTCAGTATTTGTGGGTAAAGCCTCTTTTACCCCTCACCCTACCCTCTCCCCTGAGGGGAGAGGGTAGGATGAGGGAGATTACCTCTCATAGAGGCGAACCCATCAAATCAAGCTTGACAGAGCACTACACTCTAAACAGAAAGCTTATCTTAGAAGGAGGCGATTAGCAATGCGCAAAAGTTTATTTTTATTATTGATCGGAGCATTAATTCTAGTGACGGCCTCGGTCAGTCCTGCCTCTGCCCTGGAAGGCCGGATTGTCTTTAGCCCTATTGACGCCCAGGGCAATCAGGATATCTATATTATGAACGCTAATGGCTCCGGCCAGACCAGGCTGACCACTAATCCGGCCACTGATCAAAATCCCTCTCTGTCTGGTGATCACCGGGTGGTCTTTTCTTCTGAGAGGACAGGTGACTTTGAGATCTGGATTATGAATGATAATGGGGGCGGTCAAACCCAATTGACTAATTCTGCCGGAGGTGATTATTATCCCATGCTTTCCCCTGATGGATCAAAGATCGTCTTTTATTCCTCCCGGGACGGCAATTGGGAGATTTACCTGATGGACGATGACGGTTCCAATCCCATCCGATTGACCAATAATTTGGAGACAGACGAGGACCCCTGTTTCTCCCCGGATGGTTCCAGGATTATTTTCACCTCGAACCGCGATGGCAATGAGGAAATCTATATTATGAACCGCGATGGAACCAACCAGGTCAATCTGACCAATAATCCGGGGTCGAATGATTCCTATCCCAAGTTTTCACCTGATGGAAGCAAGATCACTTTTACCTCTAATCGAGACGGTAACAATGAGGTCTACATTATGGATGTAGACGGCTCCCATCAGACCCGGCTGACCGCTAATACAGTGTGGGACGGTTATTCCTCCTTTTCACCGGATGGAACCCGTCTGGCCTTTTTAGCTAATCGAATAGGCGGGTGGAACATCTGGACCATGAACATTGATGGTTCCAGTCAGACCCAGATCACTACCGGAGCAATGGACTATGAGCCGCGTTTTGGTCCGCCTGAGCCGCCATCCGCCCCCACCAATCTGGCCGGCTCGGCTGTTTCAGCCAACCAAATCGATCTCTCCTGGACTGACCAGGCCAATAACGAGCTGGGCTTTAAGGTGGAGCGTAAGACAGGCGTGGATGGTGTCCTTATGATCCTGACCGTGCTTGGTCCCAATATAACTTCTTACCAGGATGCCGGTCTGGCCCCCAATACCACTTACTATTATCGGGTCAGCGCCTACAATGCCGGCGGCAGCAGTTATTCCAGCGAAGTAGGGGTTACTACCACCACCAGCCCTTCGCCCGGGTTAGGTCGCATAGTCTTTGATTCTTATGATGCCACAGGTAATCATGATGTTTACATTATGTCGGCGGACGGCAGCGGAGAGACCCGGCTCACCACTGATCCGGCTGAGGATTGGATGCCTTTCCTTTCGGCCGATGGTCGAGTTGTTTTTTGTTCTAACCGGAGCGGTGATCTCGAGGTGTGGATTATGAACGCTGATGGGACCAATCAGACCCAACTCACTAATGCGGTGAAAAAAGACTATCTCCCGGCTGTCTCCCCTGATGGCTCTAAGATTGCCTTTCAGTCTGAACGGGACGGTAACTGGGAAATCTATATTATGAACAGCGATGGTTCCGGTCAGACCCGACTGACTAATAATACGGCCAATGATCAAGAGCCGACCTTTTCTCCGGATAGCACCAAGATTATCTTCACCTCTAATCGAAACGGCAACAACGATATCTATGTCATGGGTATTGACGGTCAGGGGGTAACGGCCTTGATCAGCAATCCGGCCAGCGATTATTACCCCTTCTTTTCGCCTCAGGGCGATCGGATAACCTTCACCTCAACCCGGGATGGGAATGATGAGATATATCTGGCCAACTTTGACGGCTCTAATCCGATTAGAATAACTAATCATACAGTGCGAGATATCTATTCTTCCTTTTCACCGGATGGGTCCAGGCTTTCTTTCCTCTCTTACCGCCATGCCGGCTGGAACATCTGGACGATGAATACCGATGGCTCTGGTCTGACTATGCTCACCTTTGACGGCAATAATTACAAACCCGTTTATGGGCCTTCTGTGCTTGCGGAAGCTCCTAAAGCCCCAACTAACTTAGTGGCTCAGGCCGTCTCAGGCAGCCAGATAAACCTGA
This portion of the bacterium genome encodes:
- the smpB gene encoding SsrA-binding protein SmpB → MPQEIISLNRKAKKDYHILETYEAGVVLSGTEVKSLRAGRTDLSDSFGQVEKGEVFIYKWHISPYDFGNRYNLEPKRPRKLLLHRAEIKRLYGKVTERGFALIPLKLYFEKGRVKLELALARGKRAYDKREDLKRKVMEREMERTLKGSP
- a CDS encoding DUF5050 domain-containing protein; translation: MRKSLFLLLIGALILVTASVSPASALEGRIVFSPIDAQGNQDIYIMNANGSGQTRLTTNPATDQNPSLSGDHRVVFSSERTGDFEIWIMNDNGGGQTQLTNSAGGDYYPMLSPDGSKIVFYSSRDGNWEIYLMDDDGSNPIRLTNNLETDEDPCFSPDGSRIIFTSNRDGNEEIYIMNRDGTNQVNLTNNPGSNDSYPKFSPDGSKITFTSNRDGNNEVYIMDVDGSHQTRLTANTVWDGYSSFSPDGTRLAFLANRIGGWNIWTMNIDGSSQTQITTGAMDYEPRFGPPEPPSAPTNLAGSAVSANQIDLSWTDQANNELGFKVERKTGVDGVLMILTVLGPNITSYQDAGLAPNTTYYYRVSAYNAGGSSYSSEVGVTTTTSPSPGLGRIVFDSYDATGNHDVYIMSADGSGETRLTTDPAEDWMPFLSADGRVVFCSNRSGDLEVWIMNADGTNQTQLTNAVKKDYLPAVSPDGSKIAFQSERDGNWEIYIMNSDGSGQTRLTNNTANDQEPTFSPDSTKIIFTSNRNGNNDIYVMGIDGQGVTALISNPASDYYPFFSPQGDRITFTSTRDGNDEIYLANFDGSNPIRITNHTVRDIYSSFSPDGSRLSFLSYRHAGWNIWTMNTDGSGLTMLTFDGNNYKPVYGPSVLAEAPKAPTNLVAQAVSGSQINLSWTDNSDNETGFKIERKTGVGGTYNQIATVSVNVTTYQNSGLSPTTAYYYRVRAYNTKGDSLYSNEASDTTPGAEIPNAPTNLTATAISSSQINLAWTDNSDTEVGFKIERKTGVGGTYDTIAIV